The Primulina eburnea isolate SZY01 chromosome 6, ASM2296580v1, whole genome shotgun sequence genome contains a region encoding:
- the LOC140835370 gene encoding uncharacterized protein produces the protein MPPRCVIDREARDEDRELREERRDAPPPPPPPPDMQAAVDAGARPRPEAVYERFRRMSPKEFPRITDPMIAEGWTKSIEVIFDFMEMTDADKVRCSTFLLSGDARLWWESASVSINLQTLSWNGFKEIFYSKYFTEEVRSRLTREFMTLRQGDNSVVEFVRKFERGCHFVPLIANDVQAKFRHFMDGLRPILHLDVRVSGPTTYATTVSRALAAEQDQRDIDNDRQGKRPYQAPQQPQQHQQRPHLRSLTRGSKERGLTRDHQKARSPFPSRRLLRGWERNIFIKRLSTKALIDSRATHSFISETFANHLDIKSIGLDVNYSVTVPSGKELVATSVVKDIDLELQGHLVYADLIILPMPESDIILDMNWLTKNRVLIDFQKRSVLVRPMRMEQFLFEPDRWRSFPRMISCMQARKLISKGCQAFLDSIISTHDIPAPSPSDEPIVRDFPDVFPETSQSMRRSQNLDLLIIDPKIERTVRRLRKAIREEIQAMDDNRDNENPPPAIPIRDRFRPVLNAHYSGIA, from the exons atgcctcctagatgtGTGATCGACCGTGAAGCAAGAGATGAGGACAGGGAGCTTCGAGAGGAGAGAAGAGACGCTCCTCCACCTCCGCCTCCACCTCcagacatgcag gctgctGTGGATGCTGGGGCAAGGCCCAGGCCAGAGGCAGTGTATGAAAGATTcaggaggatgagtccgaaggagtttccGCGTATCACTGACCCCatgatagctgagggatggaccaagtccatcgaagtaatcTTTGACTTCATGGAGATGACCGATGCAGATAAGGTCAGGTGTTCTACGTTCCTTCTGTCAGGGGACGCCAGactgtggtgggagagtgcgtccGTATCAATAaacttgcagacactatcatggAATGGCTTCAAGGAGatcttttactccaagtacttcactgaagaagtacgaTCCAGGTTAACCCGGGAATTCATGACGCTGCGACAGGGTGACAATAGTGTTGTAGAatttgttaggaagtttgagaggggatgtCACTTCGTACCTCTCATTGCGAACGATGTCCAGGCAAAGTttaggcatttcatggatggtttgcggccgatcttgcaccTTGACGTCCGAGTTTCTGGTCCTACTACTTATGCAACTACCGTGTCTAGAGCTTTAGCGGCAGAACAGGATCAGCGGGATATCGATAacgacaggcagggcaagaggccctatcaggcccCACAGCAGCCGCAGCAGCATCAACAACGACCCCATTTAAGAAGCCTTACAAGGGGAAGCAAGGAAAGAGGCCTTACCAGGGACCACCAAAAGGCAAGGTCCCCGTTCCCCAGCAGAAGGCTCCTCAGAGGCTGGGAGA gaaatattttcatcaagAGGTTATCCACGAAGGCCCTGATAGATTCAAGGGCCACTCATTCATTCATCtcggagacctttgctaatcatttggataTCAAGTCCATCGGCCTTGATGTGAattattcagtgacagtcccatcagggaaAGAACTGGTAGCTACCAGCGTGGTCAAAGAtattgatctagaactgcagGGCCACCTGGTGTATGCAGACCTGAtaatattgccgatgccagagtctGACATTATCTTGGATATGAACTGGTTGACAAAGAACAGAGtcctgattgattttcagaagagatcagtgttGGTCAGACCAATGAGAATGGAGCAGTTTCTATTTGAGCCAGATAGGTGGAGAAGTTTCCcgcgcatgatctcttgcatgcaggcgcgAAAACTTATctccaaggggtgtcaggctttcttggacAGCATTATTTCAACACATGACATACCCGCTCCGTCACCATCAGATGAGCCAATAGTCAGAGACTTTCCAGATGTCTTTCCTGAGACGTcacag AGCATGagaagatcgcaaaatcttgacttgcttatcATTGATCCCAAGATCGAAAGAACCgtaagaagattaagaaaggcgATAAGAGAAGAGATTCAAGCAATGGATGACAATagagataatgaaaatccaccTCCTGCAATACCCATTAGAGATCGTTTTAGGCCGGTACTAAATGCTCATTATTCGGGCATAGCATGA